A single genomic interval of Melitaea cinxia chromosome 18, ilMelCinx1.1, whole genome shotgun sequence harbors:
- the LOC123662202 gene encoding ATP-dependent Clp protease proteolytic subunit — MALNCFRQLSKAVRGAQISMIQCQRTISTTDPARLGMIPIVVEQTGRGERAYDIYSRLLRERIICLMGPINDDISSLVVAQLLFLQSESSKKPVHLYINSPGGNVTSGLGIYDTMQYITPPVATWCVGQACSMASLLLAAGAPGMRHALPNSRIMIHQPSGGVRGQATDIQIQAEEILKLKKQINNLYVRHTGLPIEKVQSSMERDHFMSPTEAKAFGLIDNILEHPPSHAMENECAPATSTPSTTTSTD; from the coding sequence atggcGCTTAATTGCTTTCGACAACTTTCTAAAGCCGTAAGAGGAGCTCAGATATCAATGATACAATGTCAAAGAACGATAAGCACAACAGATCCAGCAAGACTCGGTATGATACCGATTGTAGTCGAACAAACTGGAAGAGGTGAACGTGCTTACGATATATATTCAAGATTGCTCCGCGAGCGTATCATTTGTCTCATGGGTCCAATCAATGACGACATTAGCTCCTTAGTTGTAGCTCAGTTGTTATTCTTACAGTCCGAATCTAGTAAAAAGCCTGTCCACCTCTATATTAACTCGCCAGGCGGTAATGTGACATCTGGACTTGGTATATATGATACCATGCAGTACATAACGCCGCCGGTAGCGACATGGTGTGTTGGACAAGCTTGTAGTATGGCTTCATTGCTTTTAGCTGCTGGAGCACCTGGTATGCGCCATGCGTTACCTAATTCACGTATTATGATACACCAACCATCGGGAGGTGTGAGAGGCCAAGCTACTGATATACAAATACAGGCAGAAGAGATATTAAagctaaaaaaacaaattaacaatcTCTATGTTCGTCATACTGGCTTACCGATAGAAAAAGTACAAAGTTCTATGGAGCGTGATCATTTCATGTCACCGACCGAAGCTAAAGCATTTGGTCTAATTGATAACATTCTGGAACATCCTCCTTCACATGCTATGGAAAATGAATGTGCACCGGCAACCTCAACTCCAAGTACAACTACTTCTACagattaa